A part of Rhopalosiphum maidis isolate BTI-1 chromosome 3, ASM367621v3, whole genome shotgun sequence genomic DNA contains:
- the LOC113555899 gene encoding LOW QUALITY PROTEIN: glycine receptor subunit alpha-4-like (The sequence of the model RefSeq protein was modified relative to this genomic sequence to represent the inferred CDS: inserted 2 bases in 1 codon; deleted 1 base in 1 codon), translating to MASLMTNLFFLYGIYVLLIIGQTALSSQKCRHCYARHQKRSASPTFRYRPHVSACASPSSTVAASKDDGCEETQRPSTEQPPVRWRLPAPSPPTQSPPPPPXPPQSSPPPSSPPTSSTDGWTPGRGRLHKHLLLVTGQVYHEFIGECSVTEQARDLHELGSMLRREPVPGDFVLVQVGTGWRLNVRLLDVLVDRLGNVSVYADKKYYSKTMTKHCRNIGDRCTLLTNLVPVIEQLERPREFGDGGGVAMYDPDWIPVPAVPPLPRNFTGDTEKQIEYLTWRLCVRDRRQNFYYKLDQDSLRSPLSDQSDIAESDNVVFETSLSLTDILPINPKNYDKNRAPKVQGQPTIVYFHVTVLSLDSINEESMTYVADIFLAQSWRDQRLRLPENMSEDYRILDVEWLHDIWRPDCFFKNAKKVTFHEMSIPNHYLWLYHDKTLLYMSKLTLVLSCAMKFESYPHDTQICSMMIESLSHTTHDLVFIWNMTDPLVVNPDIELPQLDISNNITTDCTIEYSTGNFTCLAVMFNLRRRLGYHLFHTYIPSALIVVMSWISFWIKPEAIPARVTLGVTSLLTLATQNTQSQQSLPPVSYVKAIDIWMSSCSIFVFLSLMEFAVVNNYMGPVATKVMKGYSEEDIRGGDDFKELDPKSRSPIRSVATVAAAPQYPTFCNGRAIALYIDKFSRFFFPFSFFILNVAYWTSFL from the exons ACCGCACTGAGTTCACA GAAATGTCGGCACTGTTACGCGCGGCATCAGAAACGATCCGCCAGCCCGACGTTCAGGTACCGGCCGCACGTGTCGGCGTGCGCGTCGCCGTCGTCCACCGTGGCCGCCTCCAAAGACGACGGCTGCGAAGAAACGCAACGTCCGTCGACCGAACAGCCACCGGTGCGGTGGCGGTTACCGGCACCGTCGCCACCGACTCAGtcaccaccaccgccgcc cccgcCGCAATCGTCACCACCACCGTCATCACCACCAACGTCGTCCACCGACGGCTGGACGCCGGGCCGTGGCAGGCTGCACAAACACCTGTTACTGGTCACCGGACAGGTGTACCACGAGTTCATTGGCGAGTGTTCGGTCACGGAACAAGCGCGCGACCTGCACGAACTCGGCTCGATGCTCCGGCGTGAACCCGTGCCGGGCGACTTCGTGCTGGTCCAAGTGGGCACGGGCTGGAGGCTCAACGTCCGGCTGCTGGACGTGCTGGTCGACAGGCTGGGTAACGTGTCCGTGTACGCGGACAAGAAGTATTACAGCAAAACGATGACCAAACACTGCCGGAACATCGGCGACCGGTGCACGCTGCTCACCAACCTGGTGCCCGTTATCGAGCAGCTGGAGCGGCCACGGGAATTcggcgacggcggcggtgTCGCCATGTACGATCCGGACTGGATTCCGGTGCCCGCTGTACCGCCCCTGCCCCGCAACTTCACCGGCGACACCGAGAAGCAAATCGAATACCTGACGTGGCGGCTGTGCGTCCGAGACAGGCGTCAAAATTTCTACTACAAACTCGACCAGGACTCACTGCGGTCCCCCTTGAG TGATCAGAGCGACATCGCTGAGAGCGACAATGTCGTCTTCGAAACCAGCTTGTCACTCACCGATATACTACCGATCAATCCAAAGAACTACGACAAAAACCGCGCGCCAAAAGTACAAGGGCAACCGACTATTGTTTACTTTCACGTCACCGTGCTGTCTTTGGATTCCATCAACGAAGAATCCATG ACGTACGTTGCGGACATATTTTTGGCGCAAAGCTGGCGGGACCAAAGACTTCGGCTTCCAGAAAACATGAGCGAAGACTACCGTATACTGGACGTCGAATGGTTGCACGATATATGGCGACCCGATTGTTTCTTCAAAAACGCGAAAAAAGTCACGTTTCACGAGATGAGCATACCCAACCATTATTTGTGGCTGTACCACGACAAAACGCTGCTGTATATGTCAAA ATTGACGCTGGTATTATCGTGTGCAATGAAATTTGAATCGTATCCGCATGACACACAAATATGTTCAATGATGATCGAAAGCC TGTCTCACACAACTCACGATTTGGTTTTTATATGGAATATGACGGATCCATTAGTGGTAAACCCAGATATCGAATTACCTCAACTTGATATATCAAACAACATAACTACCGATTGCACAATAGAATACTCAACAg GGAATTTCACATGTTTGGCCGTGATGTTCAATTTACGAAGACGCTTAGGTTACCATTTATTCCACACATACATCCCATCAGCACTCATTGTTGTCATGTCGTGGATTTCATTTTGGATAAAACCCGAGGCTATACCAGCTAGAGTAACTTTA GGCGTAACTTCGCTATTGACACTCG CCACACAAAACACTCAGTCACAACAGTCCCTTCCACCTGTATCCTATGTAAAAGCCATCGACATATGGATGTCTTCGTGTTCGATTTTCGTTTTTCTGTCTTTAATGGAGTTTGCCGTCGTCAATAACTACATGGGGCCGGTGGCCACCAAAGTGATGAAAGGATACTCAGAAGAAGATATCCGAGGAGGCGACGACTTTAAG GAACTGGACCCGAAAAGCCGAAGTCCGATTAGAAGTGTAGCCACCGTAGCCGCAGCACCGCAGTACCCGACTTTCTGTAACGGCCGCGCAATCGCACTGTACATCGACAAGTTCTCACGGTTCTTTTTCCCGTTTTCGTTTTTCATCCTCAACGTCGCCTATTGGACATCATTTTTGTAA